The Pelodiscus sinensis isolate JC-2024 chromosome 24, ASM4963464v1, whole genome shotgun sequence genomic interval caaaggaatgtctgtaaataatccaggcaaatttgactcaaatctgtacatttgattatagatactgctaaaagaactcttaAGGGAGGGGGTTCCATTGGAACTAAACTATCCCaatgaataaaagggaatgtaattgttgtacagctgtgtagaaatagtgtaagaaaggttcagagagaatgtatgtgtatctgtgtgtagatatatatataaatatatagtgtaaataaatgaaccctaaccctaaccagtaatcttgtttgtaggtttaaaacaaattggtttagtttattttcagtaagaccatttcagtccaagttgtttaatgaaggtacagaaaaactgtaagcataaagaaagagttacaccctatgcaaagtttaatgtggctaaatagtgttgtaaacaaagattgcacatttttcCTGTGACATGCCATGTTTTTTGTAGAAGGGATAAactgcaaacaaattaaaatgctATGAAAGCTCCGGGAGCTacaacaggttgtgatttcctttgtgatgcaaatgccctagctggcagcacaaagaagctttgctggtaatagctaagtttgatcaGCAAACTTcctgagatcagaaagttcaaattgtagccctccagaaagaaaaaaaaggagggtacgtctacactacagcgctagttcgaactaacttagttcgaattagttaattcgaactaagctagttcgaactagcgcatctagaactaaaaactagttcgaactagcgttttgctagttcgaactagcgcgtccacactgattggacgcaggggggcatttaagggcagctgaaaccggttctggcagggcatcaggtcagcagttgctttgtgtggctgctgtctgaggctatctgaggctcgtgcttaaagggacccccctggacagccagttctcagcttttcctgcttgcttgccaacctcgccgagggacagcaaagcgtcggtctctgtgcccgtctgtgtcggtgcttcccttcgggggggccgccgcaggtggcaacatggagccacggctcgccctgcaccttctggtgcacgttctggacttgctgctgcaagcctgccagcaatggctcgaggctgcctggcaccacctggggaacgtcagccccctgcctctccgcctggccgccctgggggccgtggaggagccgcggcggcgccccggcaccggcgtgccccgccgcatctggcgtctggacaccagcagcgactggtgggaccgcatcgtcctggagcgctgggacgaccgacagtggacccagaactttaggatgaggagggacaccttcctggagctctgcgagtggctcgcccctgccctgcaaagaagggacactcgcatgaggcccgccatccccctccagaagcgggtggccatcgccctctggaagctctccacgccggacagctaccgatccgtcgggaaccagttcggcgtggggagatccactgtcggagcagtgctcatgcaggtacggcgctcgtcggccaccgagccgggggggaggggggctgcgaggaggggatgggccgccccagggacaaaggggggggcgggaggaggcgaaagcgccccgcaccggaggggtcgggctgtcccggccgtactacacgccgccaggggggttgcttccgggagtggggcgcggggcactgccagggcacgcacgctcccagccacccgggcgccccactgattgacgctttgctgtgtctctctccgcaggtggtcaaggccatcaaccgggtgctgctccgcagggtggtccgcctcgccaacccggatgccgtcatccggggattcggcgccctcggcttccccaactgcgggggggccatcgacgggacgcacatccccatccgtgccccggaacaccaggcgtcccggtacgtgaaccgcaaggggtacttctccgtcatcctgcaggccgtatgtgaccaccggggacagttgacggacataaatgtgggctggtccggcaaagcacacgacgcccgggtgtaccggaactcctccgtgtgccagcggctgcaggacgggaccttcttccccgaccgccacatcagggtcggggacgtggacatgcccgtctgcctggtgggggatgccgcctacccactgcagccctggctcatgaagccctacacgggacacctcaatccctcccgccaggccttcaataacaggctgagcagggcccgcatcgtggtggagggggccttcgggcgactgaaagcccgctttcgatgcctcctcacccgtctggacctggccgagcacaacatccctcccgtggtggcggcatgttgtgtgctccacaatttgtgtgagcggaagggggaggctttcttgccagcctggatggctgaggctgaccgcatggctggacactacggtcagccccgcaccgccgccgtccgggaagcccagcggggggccatccggatccgggaagccctgcgggagagcttccaggtggaggaggaggaggactgacctctccctgcatgccccaccggggccttcttccaccctaccccccccttcccctttcccctccctacctactgtcaaataaagacacctgtttttccaacaaaaacgtctgtttatttcacagaactggggtgggggagggaggaatgaaggtgggagaagggagggggaaacctgggacgagggagctggaaggggaggggagggaagggaggaagggaaaggaaagctcaggggtgggagtctgggtgcctctcccgtctcgccacactgcgggtccgggggcgtcggtggggaatggttgtggaggggggggcagagaggacagggggtgtggaggaagcaggagcggaagcaggaggagcaggaggagcagggggagcaagagggggagcaagagggggagcagggggagcaagagggggagcaagagggggagcagggggaggaggaaatggaaagcggtctagcaggctctggaggtggcctcgcagggcacggccctgctcctccagggcctccagactcctctggcgcagcctgaggtcctcctggacccagtggtcctggagacggagctgtcggtccaggaaccggagatgccgcctctggtagtcctcctggttcctggctgtcctgcttgcccgggcgcgggcggctgctgcaggcggggtggtgcgccctgcagtccccggtgctgcagctgtggtgcaagaagaccagcggtcaattaccccaggggcccaggtgtgtgaaacccagctcccctctgcaaggccagggcccctgcaggatccccagctgctgctccgtagtgggcaaggcccaggcgcacggtcccggggctccctctcgccccagccccccgtacacataaggggaacacgagggtactcacaggtggatgcctccccggcctctgatgatgcaggcgagcggctctgtggggtgcctcgggggtcccgggtcctgggaaggctggcagcaggctcctggctctcagagccctcttcctcctcctcggtgtccaggagcggtccctctgccccggggtcaatcacgtcccggggggcagggacggcatgaggccccaggatgcggtccagggcatggaagtgggggcaggcctccgggtcagcccctggcaggcaggcccgggagtaggactgccgcaagtctttaatcttgcagcgcacctgctcccggctgcgctggtggcccctggcggccaggctggcagccatgcgtccatagacggccgcgttccggtggctagtgcggagatcgtggacatttgaggcttccccccaaacctcgatgaggtccacgatctccgcacttgaccaggcgggcgcccgccttttgcgcccccgggcaggctcccgggagccgccaggctggtcgtggggagcagtggagggctgggagccctcggatggctggctcatagtgtggcaggtgcaggctgtgcaggcacgggtgcttgcagccttgcaactggcacaaagtgagtagccagcccgtggccctttaagggctccggggccgggaggggggcaatagagtttccctggtgttggccagagtggccaccagggaaacctgggaagccttagcctcccactagttcgaactaaagggctacacagcccttagttcgaactagctagttcgaactaggcgttagtcctcgtaaaatgaggtttacctagttcgaactaagcgctccgttagttcgaattaagttcgaactaacggagcgctagtgtagcgcataggaaagttagttcgaactaacgtccgttagttcgaactaactttctagtgtagacatacccggaggtaTTGGTAGtgctattttagtcccaataggaggttgggtatactagaaaatttttaaatgtaagcagtcttttaagaaggctcccagagagaagactgagaaattggcatttgtaaaaaaaaaaatgttatcccttttgaacaaaatcttgcaaaggttcgggcatagcccttggtctgatcaaatGTTAACtgctgtccatacaatttcagacctagaagactAATTGGCTAACTACTTGTGgatatgtaaaccctcaactccaatgaagagggaaacagctgcagcttgacttctatggaaaacctgtaatgaggtgttcttcaaaattgacTGAATATAAGAATgcaaatatgaaactgcaaaaatgtaaaagcctctgctgcagaagtaGGGAGGTAGAattgcatgtccctcagtacccagacagagctagattcccttaaggatgggtgctgagagttaaagcaactctcagatgtatttttcttccctcaggaatatgcttaagaaaaagGACAAGGAGGTATGAGGCTAagtaaacaagctcaccctccttaccaaattaatagtagacaaacctgtgtcactgggaaaagtcatttagcaaaAATCAGGACGTATCAtaagaggaaaaagcatgtgaaaaggggaaagcaaaaagtttggagccctatgggcatagttgaaggaataaggaaagtagagcagacattggaaagttactaggaatgagaaacatttttctttgaaaggacaaagtaagtgatttgagggaatgtgaagataaaaggtggactccgtgggagtgtggaaggaattaagtgatggttgcaatatgtgaagggaaatcttgttttaaaaatgacaccttgtttctttacaGCCTCTTctttaagcactgtgcaaaccatctaggcaaagaaacaatcaaatgtaaacattttgtctatggtcacctttgttaaatctgcaaaggaaaattagggattctactgaaacttaattggttaactgcataaaggaatgagctctatatattgtaacactattttgtaggtttcaaatgaactagttttattttgttttggataatgtcctcttgcttaaaattgcaaactgacaaggcacaaattggttagtgcttgtgttagtgcttgtgttgggcattcaacttttaaggacatttaactttctagaaaccaaattattattttagaaattcaagctttgaaacttcactgtctcttttcaaggctatatgtgaatacaggctgcctggctatttcaaaggaaagtggacagggaaggctgctgctgtctcagcagacacatctgctgcacccctgaccacaaacatagaaggaacagctcagttCGCAGAGCTGGAAGCAATCAaactagcttgtgaggcaggtgccatttacactaactcctatgctatgtgggctggagccacccagtggataactaactggaAGGATAACTAACTGGGAAATAgggggaaagcctgtttggagattggaatactggaaatggatataccagcatgcaacccaacatgccttaagcataagtcatgtgtccaaaagaagCAACACCCTggctgcacagctaaataacctagcaaatgcagcagtacaaatttttgctgcccaggtggattaggaacacctgtacatttggctacatgaaaccttgggacacacagaaagCGATGAGCTGGTGCAGCAGGCACATGCCAAgaggtggcctatcacccacaaacaagccagagatctggtacaagcttgcaccctatgtgctgaactcaggaaacataTAGCAGAAGGGCAACggtttgccaggctaagagatggaaaggtactatgggcaacctggcaagtagattatattggtccactacccaccagtaagcaagggtggaagtatgttttaactggagtggaaattgtttcaggaattggttttgcttactcaaccccagtggcaacagggttgtttacagtcatgggactaaaccgtTTAATAGCTCTTGTCCCAACACCGCAGCTCTTGTCCCAACAAACCCacgtactgcactcctacaagggaaaaagaatctggaccactgcagacgctgagctaacaccaataaccattactgaggcttggattgtatccaagaccggcaaaccttatgttttatcacaggaaactgaggcaatatccctgaacagtgctccagtgggatggatccctcccaatgctggtgtggatccgggaaaccaccatgaactttttgtgtgtatatatatatatatatatatatatatatataccgcttgctgttgtagcgcttgcaactactgttgttagttacagactattgaaatgagacatggcactccaactcgccatggtcttcttcctcatcccaactgctactgctgtaccagaacaccttacttgactcctccactggactgggaatcgagtttgtccctctcagcccaaatgactggtgaaacaagagtgacatcttcagatggggaccggtatggttcgatgacagtgACTACTGCagtcctcaaaataactttggagGGAGGCAAGGGAAATGGCAATggacggtatgggataagacatgctgtaactaagaatgtaaataactcatggctaaattggttagcccaacagctagaactttccttaactcctttcctacactctattatgaccactgttttaattgttttgattgttgtactccttttctgcataaccctatgtattgtgcaatgaCTAGTTAATGTAATTATCTCTTGTGTACACATTCGATACACAGCACTGTGAAAGGGATgtgttgaggcctacccagaatatgtcaaatgagcaccagtttaattgtaagtggaaaggaaaggcagcattctcagatacaggagataaaaataaaaacaaaatttgattggttgaccaacaataactccgcttttagggaagtaagtaactcagacagcagtatgcaacaaagtgctgattaccccaaatggagcagacgaaagttttttgtaaaagcagaatgagacaacaaaaatctaacgtcagcaattgtcaggcgagtggaggagtaccaaaataccgaaacagggtatataaggtgggctgaaacagaccaaggcggacgggttgcgaatccaaaaagccaggtctgatcaaccagggctccctccctggcgctgaatctcgctgccgtacataagctctgaaaggggaacaaataagctccgaaaggggaacgaataCCGGTCATAAGtcgcaacgaaaaatccaaagaaaggaaaaacataaagaaaagaatatctcctgaatctaagcaatgcttctatctttcttaacgtgagtattatataattgttaactccataaattgtttaaaggtaaatcaggagggtatatctgtaggagaagttattatttcttgtttttttactgtactgtttttctactttttctttgtatattatattgtcttaaaataatcaaaaatagtgaattgatttaaatggaaaattaattataaagtaaatagaaaaaataaataatctttctttgaccctaaaaagaagtattcctctctctgtggtttcaaatcctttaaagaaccaaacccagtTACCGAAAAGCACCAGGAAAGGTCCCTAGTcaattcctagatcctgaaccctctaatcaggccattgggtacttttagattcctccaaggtgggcaagaggtgctggcaAGCCACCATCTTGCATTCCCGGGacgtggtgtgtcgtatcagggggtggaatgtagccagacagaccccccccatcttatccatcttatttgcctctctgaggttcctgaagtatacaggacagagaaggagcaataaaatcagcatagtctatgctggctcatctgatcctgagaagctgaaaacatagatatgaggagagaacgattaaggcaataagctggcctcgaggctgcgagaagtgcccagctggcacccatgttgatacgaacacacagccgccccg includes:
- the LOC142819547 gene encoding uncharacterized protein LOC142819547 encodes the protein MSQPSEGSQPSTAPHDQPGGSREPARGRKRRAPAWSSAEIVDLIEVWGEASNVHDLRTSHRNAAVYGRMAASLAARGHQRSREQVRCKIKDLRQSYSRACLPGADPEACPHFHALDRILGPHAVPAPRDVIDPGAEGPLLDTEEEEEGSESQEPAASLPRTRDPRGTPQSRSPASSEAGEASTSAAPGTAGRTTPPAAAARARASRTARNQEDYQRRHLRFLDRQLRLQDHWVQEDLRLRQRSLEALEEQGRALRGHLQSLLDRFPFPPPPAPPLAPPLAPPAPPLAPPLAPPAPPAPPASAPASSTPPVLSAPPSTTIPHRRPRTRSVARRERHPDSHP